A portion of the Microlunatus phosphovorus NM-1 genome contains these proteins:
- a CDS encoding YlxR family protein, producing the protein MTVGVRGPVRTCVGCRQQADKRNLLRIVWRPAGPIVDPAQVEPGRGAYLHRDERCLQLAIKRRAIGRALRLSPGQAVDPRAVTAAVLAALPAASVPVEQATSRNRGTLA; encoded by the coding sequence ATGACTGTCGGTGTGCGAGGGCCCGTACGCACCTGCGTCGGATGTCGGCAGCAGGCCGACAAACGGAACCTGTTGCGGATCGTGTGGCGGCCGGCTGGGCCGATCGTGGACCCCGCGCAGGTCGAGCCGGGGCGCGGCGCCTACCTGCACCGCGACGAGAGGTGCCTCCAGCTCGCGATCAAGCGCCGGGCGATCGGCCGGGCGCTGCGGCTGTCTCCCGGACAAGCCGTCGACCCCAGGGCCGTCACGGCAGCCGTGCTGGCCGCACTGCCCGCTGCGTCAGTGCCCGTCGAACAGGCGACTTCGCGTAATCGGGGAACGTTGGCATAG
- the rbfA gene encoding 30S ribosome-binding factor RbfA — MDMSSPRVLKLAEEIKVIAAEMLKRRIKDPRLGFVTITDVRLTGDSRDATIFYTAFGTPEEQTGTAVALQSATGLIRSQVGKQLGLKFTPTLVFVPDAVPENARQIEDLLAAAKDGDAKLAEQAAGATYAGDADPYKKPDDEQV, encoded by the coding sequence GTGGACATGAGTTCGCCGCGGGTGTTGAAGTTGGCCGAGGAGATCAAGGTCATCGCTGCCGAGATGTTGAAGCGGCGGATCAAGGATCCTCGGCTGGGGTTCGTGACGATCACCGACGTACGGCTGACCGGCGACAGCCGGGATGCGACGATCTTCTACACCGCGTTCGGGACACCGGAGGAGCAGACGGGGACCGCGGTGGCACTGCAGTCGGCGACCGGGCTGATCCGCTCCCAGGTGGGCAAGCAGCTGGGGCTGAAGTTCACCCCGACGCTGGTGTTCGTGCCCGACGCCGTACCGGAGAACGCCCGGCAGATCGAGGACCTTTTGGCCGCAGCCAAGGACGGTGACGCGAAGCTGGCCGAGCAGGCCGCGGGTGCCACCTACGCCGGTGACGCAGACCCGTACAAGAAGCCCGACGACGAGCAGGTCTGA
- a CDS encoding TRM11 family SAM-dependent methyltransferase, whose amino-acid sequence MREYALLVQPAANRVYAAASVGLTCAELEVLNRAVLGGAISGLGPATIAGVPYVVFEAGELDSRAVGYLANLSSAFALFARRGALLEPVELSPLDRFDDDLLTIQKYQGKTNEHFTKLLLNVTVLSSAAASQMLDRRLRVLDPLAGRGTTLNQVLMYGWDAAGLDLDEKDFDAYAAFLQTWLKRKRLKHHAEVTRIRRQKQSMGRQLKASVGIDRDSYKAGDALEVTFVHGDTLRAPEFFAAGSFDALVGDLPYGVRHATRPGGPRELHRSPLELVAAAAPGWARLLRPGGAIGLSWNTVVAPREEMLAALAAAGLESLDSGPYREFTHRVDQSITRDIAVARKP is encoded by the coding sequence GTGAGGGAGTACGCGTTGCTGGTGCAGCCGGCGGCCAACCGTGTGTATGCCGCGGCGTCCGTCGGGCTGACCTGCGCTGAGCTGGAGGTGCTCAACCGGGCGGTGCTCGGTGGCGCGATCAGCGGGCTGGGGCCGGCGACGATCGCCGGGGTGCCGTACGTGGTGTTCGAGGCGGGCGAGCTGGACTCGCGAGCTGTCGGCTATCTGGCGAACCTGTCGTCGGCTTTTGCGCTGTTCGCGCGGCGAGGTGCCCTGCTGGAGCCGGTGGAGCTGAGCCCACTCGACCGGTTCGACGACGATCTGCTGACCATCCAGAAATACCAGGGCAAGACCAACGAGCACTTCACAAAGCTGCTGCTGAATGTGACGGTGCTGTCGTCGGCGGCCGCCTCTCAGATGCTGGATCGGCGCCTGCGGGTGCTGGATCCGCTGGCCGGGCGAGGTACCACCCTCAACCAGGTCCTGATGTACGGCTGGGATGCCGCAGGGCTGGACCTGGACGAGAAGGACTTCGACGCGTACGCGGCCTTCCTGCAGACCTGGCTCAAGCGCAAACGGCTCAAGCACCACGCCGAGGTCACTCGGATCCGGCGACAGAAGCAGAGCATGGGTCGTCAGCTGAAGGCCTCGGTGGGTATTGACCGGGACAGCTACAAGGCAGGGGATGCGCTCGAGGTGACCTTCGTCCACGGTGACACTCTGCGTGCTCCCGAGTTCTTCGCGGCTGGGTCGTTCGACGCGCTGGTCGGGGACTTGCCGTACGGGGTGCGGCACGCAACGCGACCGGGTGGACCGCGAGAGCTGCATCGCAGCCCGCTGGAGCTGGTCGCCGCGGCGGCGCCCGGGTGGGCCCGGCTGTTGCGGCCTGGTGGGGCGATCGGCCTGTCCTGGAACACGGTGGTGGCCCCGCGAGAGGAGATGCTGGCCGCCTTGGCGGCGGCGGGGTTGGAGTCGTTGGATTCCGGGCCCTATCGCGAGTTCACGCACCGCGTCGACCAGTCGATCACCCGCGACATCGCAGTGGCTCGCAAGCCATGA
- the infB gene encoding translation initiation factor IF-2 — protein MAKVRVYELAKELGVESKTVLAEAKDMGEFVRSASSTLEAPVVRRLREKLTGGGDSTAKKSAAAPTRPVTTPAPASARPGPAPTKSVPTARPSATPAAPAAKPAVRNGDAPSTRPPSTPSTGTPSAPVTRRPAPSVVPRAPGQPVRPAARTDRPDRTDRPDRADRGAPPAENAPSTPPAASTPTAEQPTTPARPSPRPEPRGPVPGQGQAPRPSAPARRDQGARPDQSRRPDQARRSDQPRRPDQPRRGEGQARPGTPGAPGQAQPGPRPRTGSTGGLPGATPGPRRSGGAPRPGNNPFAPSQGMGQSRPGRPSDPSRPGGPRPPAGRTGAPGAGGPGGPRPGVPGMPRPNPAMMPKQSALGGPSSRTGGRPGGPGGRGRSGGPGRPGGPGGSGGPGGPPSGRGGRGGRGGTQGAFGRAGGPVRRGRKSKRQRRQEFDQMQAPEIGGVRIRQGDGQTVRLARGASLTDLSEKIGVDVSSLVQLLFNMGEMVTATQTVSEDTLQVLAGELNYNIEVVSPEDEDRELLESFDIEFGENEGGEEDLAARPPVVTVMGHVDHGKTKLLDSIRQTNVVAGEAGGITQAIGAYQVSTEVDGEDRKITFIDTPGHEAFTAMRARGAKSTDIAVLVVAADDGVMPQTIEALNHALAAEVPVVVAVNKIDREGADPTKVRGQLTEYGLVPEEYGGDTMFVDVSAITRQGIDELLEAVILTADAALDLRANPDMDAQGVAIEAHLDKGRGPVATVLVQRGTLRVGDSIVAGTGYGRVRALLDDHGSNVTEAPPSFPVQVLGLTAVPGAGDSFIVVEDDRMARQIAERRAARLRMAAQAAGTRRKTLDQLFEQLEKGETQELRLILKGDGAGSVEALEDALSKIDVGDEVSLRVIDRGVGAVTETNVSLAAASDAVIVGYNVRPQGKATELADRENVDIRYYSVIYQAIDEIEAALKGMLKPIYEEVQLGQAEIREIFRSSKVGIIAGCMVIDGVIRRNAKARLLREGVVIHDSSIGSLRREKDDVTEVREGYECGLTVANYSDIRIGDIVETYEMREKARN, from the coding sequence GTGGCCAAGGTCCGTGTCTACGAGCTTGCAAAGGAGCTCGGAGTCGAAAGCAAGACTGTCCTCGCGGAAGCGAAGGACATGGGGGAGTTCGTTCGATCGGCCTCCTCCACCCTGGAAGCCCCGGTCGTTCGTCGGCTGAGGGAGAAGCTCACCGGCGGCGGTGATTCGACGGCCAAGAAGTCAGCGGCCGCGCCCACCCGCCCGGTGACCACACCGGCCCCGGCGTCGGCCCGCCCCGGCCCAGCGCCGACCAAGAGCGTCCCGACGGCCCGTCCGTCAGCGACCCCGGCCGCGCCCGCGGCCAAGCCAGCGGTTCGCAACGGCGATGCACCGTCGACCCGTCCCCCGAGCACACCTTCGACCGGTACGCCGTCGGCCCCGGTGACTCGTCGTCCTGCTCCGAGTGTCGTGCCGCGGGCCCCCGGTCAGCCGGTCCGGCCCGCTGCCCGTACCGATCGCCCTGACCGTACCGATCGCCCTGACCGTGCCGACCGTGGGGCCCCGCCCGCCGAGAACGCACCGAGCACGCCACCGGCAGCGAGCACGCCGACCGCCGAGCAGCCGACCACGCCGGCTCGCCCGTCCCCGCGGCCCGAGCCGCGTGGCCCGGTCCCAGGTCAGGGCCAGGCTCCGCGTCCGTCGGCGCCCGCGCGGCGGGATCAGGGCGCCCGCCCCGATCAGTCTCGTCGTCCCGACCAGGCCCGTCGCTCGGATCAGCCGCGTCGTCCCGACCAGCCTCGGCGAGGCGAGGGACAAGCTCGTCCGGGCACCCCGGGAGCACCAGGCCAGGCTCAACCGGGTCCGCGGCCACGCACCGGGAGCACCGGCGGTCTGCCGGGTGCGACTCCTGGTCCTCGTCGTTCCGGTGGCGCACCGCGCCCGGGCAACAATCCGTTCGCCCCGTCGCAGGGCATGGGCCAGTCCCGGCCAGGTCGCCCGAGCGATCCGAGCCGTCCTGGTGGCCCTCGGCCACCGGCCGGTCGGACTGGTGCTCCAGGTGCCGGTGGCCCCGGTGGCCCGCGTCCCGGTGTCCCTGGGATGCCGCGCCCCAACCCGGCGATGATGCCCAAGCAGAGTGCGCTGGGCGGTCCGAGCAGCCGCACTGGCGGTCGTCCCGGTGGTCCCGGTGGCCGCGGTCGCAGCGGCGGACCGGGTCGTCCGGGTGGTCCCGGCGGCAGCGGTGGTCCCGGTGGTCCGCCCAGCGGGCGCGGTGGCCGCGGTGGTCGTGGTGGCACCCAGGGTGCGTTCGGTCGCGCCGGGGGTCCGGTTCGTCGCGGTCGCAAGTCGAAGCGTCAGCGTCGTCAAGAGTTCGACCAGATGCAGGCACCGGAGATCGGTGGCGTACGCATCCGGCAGGGTGACGGCCAGACGGTCCGGCTCGCTCGGGGCGCTTCGCTGACCGACCTCTCGGAGAAGATCGGCGTCGACGTGTCGTCGCTGGTCCAGCTGCTGTTCAACATGGGCGAGATGGTGACGGCGACCCAGACCGTGTCCGAGGACACGTTGCAGGTGCTCGCCGGTGAGCTCAACTACAACATCGAGGTCGTCTCGCCTGAGGACGAGGACCGCGAGTTGCTGGAGAGCTTCGACATCGAGTTCGGCGAGAACGAGGGCGGCGAGGAGGATCTCGCGGCGCGTCCGCCGGTGGTCACCGTGATGGGTCACGTCGACCATGGCAAGACCAAGCTGCTGGACTCGATCCGGCAGACCAACGTGGTGGCGGGCGAGGCCGGCGGTATCACCCAGGCCATCGGCGCCTACCAGGTGTCGACCGAGGTCGACGGCGAGGATCGCAAGATCACCTTCATCGACACCCCGGGTCACGAGGCGTTCACCGCCATGCGTGCCCGTGGTGCGAAGTCGACCGACATCGCGGTCCTGGTGGTCGCAGCCGACGACGGCGTGATGCCGCAGACCATCGAGGCGCTCAACCACGCCCTCGCGGCGGAGGTCCCGGTCGTGGTCGCGGTCAACAAGATCGACCGCGAGGGCGCCGATCCCACGAAGGTACGCGGGCAGCTCACCGAGTACGGCCTGGTGCCGGAGGAGTACGGCGGCGACACGATGTTCGTCGACGTCTCCGCCATCACCCGGCAGGGCATCGACGAGCTGCTCGAGGCAGTCATCCTGACCGCCGACGCGGCGCTCGATCTGCGGGCCAACCCGGACATGGATGCACAGGGTGTCGCCATCGAGGCGCACCTGGACAAGGGCCGCGGCCCGGTCGCGACCGTCCTGGTGCAGCGCGGCACGCTGCGGGTGGGCGACTCGATCGTGGCCGGCACCGGCTACGGCCGGGTGCGGGCGCTGCTCGACGATCACGGCAGCAACGTGACCGAGGCTCCGCCGTCGTTCCCGGTCCAGGTGCTCGGTCTGACCGCGGTGCCAGGTGCGGGCGACAGCTTCATCGTCGTCGAGGACGACCGGATGGCTCGACAGATCGCCGAGCGTCGCGCGGCTCGGTTGCGGATGGCGGCCCAGGCGGCCGGCACCCGGCGCAAGACGCTCGACCAGCTGTTCGAGCAGCTCGAGAAGGGCGAGACGCAGGAGTTGCGGCTCATCCTCAAGGGCGACGGCGCTGGTTCGGTCGAGGCCCTGGAGGACGCACTGTCGAAGATCGACGTCGGCGACGAGGTCAGCCTGCGGGTCATCGACCGCGGTGTCGGTGCGGTCACCGAGACCAACGTCAGCCTGGCGGCGGCCTCCGATGCGGTCATCGTCGGCTACAACGTCCGGCCGCAGGGCAAGGCGACCGAGCTGGCGGATCGCGAGAACGTCGACATCCGCTACTACTCGGTCATCTACCAGGCGATCGACGAGATCGAGGCCGCCCTGAAGGGCATGCTGAAGCCGATCTACGAGGAGGTCCAGCTGGGCCAGGCGGAGATCCGCGAGATCTTCCGCTCCTCGAAGGTGGGCATCATCGCCGGCTGCATGGTGATCGACGGCGTCATCCGGCGCAATGCCAAGGCGCGGCTGCTGCGCGAGGGCGTGGTCATCCACGACTCGAGCATCGGTTCACTGCGGCGGGAGAAGGACGACGTCACCGAGGTCCGCGAGGGCTATGAGTGCGGTCTGACGGTCGCCAACTACTCCGACATCCGGATCGGTGACATCGTCGAGACCTACGAGATGCGCGAGAAGGCACGGAACTGA
- the truB gene encoding tRNA pseudouridine(55) synthase TruB translates to MSLSPSGVAVIDKPAGWTSHQVVGRCRRLLGMRKVGHAGTLDPMATGVLVVGVGRATRLLGQLALTDKAYDATIRLGQATITDDAEGEITGSAGATGLADTEIEAVLSRFCGAIEQVPSAVSAIKVDGVRSYARVRSGEIVALQARPVTVSRFEVLARRDETADEGTPVVDLDVVVECSSGTYVRALARDLGVALSTGGHLTRLRRTRVGPFALAEAQSLDGPELVVTPIDDVARRCFPGVELTAEQAIDVGFGRRLRDIRLPGERTAVFAPDGTFLALYRPENGDALAEAVFVGG, encoded by the coding sequence GTGAGTCTGAGTCCGTCCGGTGTCGCCGTCATCGACAAGCCCGCCGGCTGGACCTCCCACCAGGTGGTCGGCCGCTGTCGGCGACTGCTCGGTATGCGGAAGGTCGGGCATGCCGGCACCCTCGACCCGATGGCCACCGGTGTGCTGGTGGTCGGAGTCGGCCGGGCGACCCGGTTGCTCGGCCAGTTGGCGCTGACCGACAAGGCGTACGACGCCACCATCCGGCTCGGTCAGGCCACGATCACCGATGACGCCGAGGGAGAGATCACCGGCTCGGCAGGTGCCACCGGGCTGGCGGACACCGAGATCGAGGCCGTGCTGTCCCGGTTCTGCGGTGCGATCGAGCAGGTGCCCTCCGCGGTCTCGGCGATCAAGGTCGACGGTGTGCGGTCCTACGCTCGGGTTCGATCCGGCGAGATCGTCGCCCTGCAGGCCCGTCCGGTGACCGTGAGCCGGTTCGAGGTGCTCGCCCGGCGCGACGAGACGGCTGACGAGGGCACGCCGGTGGTCGACCTCGACGTCGTTGTGGAGTGCTCCTCGGGCACCTACGTACGAGCACTGGCCCGGGACCTGGGCGTTGCGCTGAGCACCGGCGGGCATCTGACCAGACTGCGCCGCACCCGGGTCGGGCCGTTCGCCCTTGCCGAGGCCCAGAGCCTCGACGGACCAGAGCTCGTCGTCACCCCGATCGACGACGTAGCCCGGCGTTGCTTCCCGGGCGTGGAGCTGACCGCCGAGCAGGCGATCGACGTCGGGTTCGGCCGCCGGCTGCGCGACATTCGGCTGCCGGGGGAACGCACCGCGGTCTTCGCTCCAGATGGCACTTTTCTCGCCCTTTATCGTCCCGAAAACGGTGACGCGCTGGCCGAAGCGGTCTTCGTCGGCGGGTAG
- a CDS encoding class I SAM-dependent methyltransferase yields the protein MSDWDGTAYRRVNSLQQWLADQVLRSLHLDGVESLLDVGCGDGRITAEIAARIPEAQVVGLDPSPRMISVAPAGGRLSFELGEVCSMRYRQRFDAVVSFNALHWVADQRRALERIVAALRPGGWAFLVFVCAGPRASIEDVAMRVAATPRWSEQFADFEPPFVHPEVAGWSSLATSCGLAIKGCVVQEVAWDFGSREAFSQWCAVGFGAWTDRLDAADAVDFVAEVVLAYEAVSEAPGLFRCQQLRAELERVPVV from the coding sequence ATGTCGGACTGGGACGGCACTGCGTATCGCCGGGTGAACAGCCTGCAACAGTGGCTCGCGGACCAGGTCCTGCGTAGCCTTCACCTCGACGGGGTGGAAAGTCTGCTCGACGTCGGTTGCGGCGACGGGCGAATCACTGCCGAGATCGCGGCTCGCATCCCCGAGGCCCAGGTCGTGGGCCTCGATCCATCGCCGCGAATGATCTCCGTCGCGCCGGCCGGTGGCCGGTTGTCCTTCGAACTCGGTGAGGTCTGTTCGATGAGGTACCGACAGCGTTTCGACGCCGTGGTGTCCTTCAATGCACTGCATTGGGTCGCCGACCAGCGGCGAGCGCTCGAACGGATCGTTGCGGCGTTGCGTCCGGGCGGCTGGGCCTTCCTGGTCTTCGTTTGTGCTGGTCCGCGCGCGAGCATCGAGGACGTCGCCATGCGTGTTGCGGCGACACCGCGTTGGTCCGAGCAGTTCGCCGACTTCGAGCCACCGTTCGTGCATCCTGAGGTCGCCGGCTGGAGTTCCCTGGCAACCTCCTGCGGGCTGGCGATCAAGGGCTGTGTGGTGCAGGAGGTGGCATGGGACTTCGGGTCCCGCGAGGCGTTCAGCCAGTGGTGCGCGGTGGGGTTCGGGGCCTGGACCGATCGGCTGGACGCTGCGGATGCCGTCGATTTCGTCGCCGAGGTGGTGCTCGCCTACGAGGCGGTGAGTGAGGCCCCGGGATTGTTTCGTTGCCAGCAGCTGCGTGCGGAGCTGGAGCGAGTGCCTGTCGTATGA
- the speB gene encoding agmatinase codes for MTERGPQSGGAPIGPVDATRVPRYGGPATFARLPRIDEVSRADVAILGVPFDSGVSYRPGARFGPGHIRAASKLLRPYNPAQDVFPFGAQQVADAGDIGVNPFDLDQAIADVDAGVTKVRADGATVLTLGGDHTIALPILRSLARDHGPVAVLHFDAHLDTWDTYFGAPYTHGTPFRRASEEGLLDLERCLHMGIRGPLYAKSDLEDDTRLGFSIIRSDDYETDGVSGAVERMRKRLDGGPVYVSIDIDVLDPAHAPGTGTPEAGGLTSRELLNTLRGLTGLNVVGADIVEVSPPYDHAEITGIAASHVAYELLSVLAANSASA; via the coding sequence ATGACCGAGCGCGGTCCGCAGAGCGGGGGCGCGCCGATCGGACCGGTCGACGCGACCCGGGTGCCCCGCTACGGAGGTCCGGCGACCTTCGCCCGACTGCCGCGGATCGATGAGGTGTCCCGCGCCGATGTGGCCATTCTCGGAGTCCCGTTCGACTCCGGGGTCAGCTACCGGCCGGGTGCCCGGTTCGGTCCCGGCCACATCCGGGCCGCCTCCAAGCTGTTGCGGCCCTACAACCCGGCCCAGGACGTGTTCCCGTTCGGCGCCCAGCAGGTCGCCGATGCCGGCGACATCGGGGTCAATCCCTTCGACCTCGACCAGGCGATCGCTGACGTCGACGCCGGGGTGACGAAGGTCCGGGCTGACGGTGCGACGGTGCTGACCCTGGGCGGTGATCACACGATCGCGTTGCCGATCCTGCGGTCGCTGGCCCGCGATCACGGCCCGGTCGCGGTGTTGCACTTCGACGCGCATCTGGACACCTGGGACACCTACTTCGGGGCTCCCTATACCCACGGGACCCCGTTCCGGCGCGCCAGCGAAGAGGGCCTGCTGGACCTGGAACGCTGTCTGCACATGGGAATCCGCGGTCCGCTGTACGCCAAGAGTGATCTCGAGGACGACACTCGCCTCGGCTTCTCGATCATCCGCTCCGACGACTACGAGACCGACGGGGTCTCCGGAGCGGTCGAGCGGATGCGCAAGCGACTGGACGGCGGACCGGTCTATGTCTCGATCGACATCGACGTGCTGGACCCGGCGCATGCGCCGGGCACCGGCACCCCCGAGGCCGGTGGCCTGACCAGCCGCGAGCTGTTGAACACGTTGCGCGGTCTCACCGGGCTGAACGTCGTCGGGGCCGACATCGTCGAGGTGTCACCGCCGTACGACCATGCTGAGATCACCGGTATCGCGGCCTCTCACGTGGCCTACGAGCTGCTCTCGGTGCTGGCCGCCAACTCCGCGTCCGCATAG
- a CDS encoding IS3 family transposase (programmed frameshift), protein MARKNYSEEFRRQAVDLYESTPGATVRGIAEDLGIVRGTLRHWLEAYGTGKKTAADGTLTSSPLHAKPPMTPPSGPVDETQEQRIARLETENAALRAETTKLTTEREILQRAAKYFGRGDALVSRFQFVADNSATFEVKRLCALVEIERSSYYAWKAGAPARTDRAAADAELAERIRVIHEADNTVGAPRVTAELNDGVPAGERVNHKRVARVMRAAGIAGYVKKRRVRTTIPEPSDQLIPDLLKRDFTADAPGRRYVGDITYLPLADGTNLYLATVIDCYSRRLAGWAVADHMRTSLVEDALTAAAATRGGSGGLAGAIFHSDHGSVYTSKDYAKLCARLGVTQSMGAVGTSADNALAESFNATLKREVLQDAACWPDELICRRQLFRWLTRYNTKRRHSWCRYQSPSTYEARWAATLPTAA, encoded by the exons ATGGCCAGGAAGAACTACTCCGAGGAGTTCCGTCGTCAGGCCGTCGACTTGTATGAGTCCACACCGGGGGCCACGGTCCGCGGCATTGCTGAGGACCTGGGCATCGTGCGTGGCACGCTGCGGCACTGGCTCGAGGCGTACGGGACCGGCAAGAAGACCGCCGCCGACGGGACGCTGACCTCCAGCCCACTGCACGCCAAGCCGCCGATGACGCCTCCGTCAGGGCCTGTCGATGAGACACAGGAACAGCGGATCGCGCGGCTCGAAACAGAGAACGCGGCCCTGCGGGCAGAGACGACGAAGTTGACCACCGAGCGGGAGATCCTCCAGCGGGCGGCCAAGTATTTCG GCCGGGGAGACGCGCTGGTGAGTCGCTTCCAGTTCGTCGCCGACAACTCCGCCACCTTCGAGGTGAAGCGACTGTGTGCACTCGTCGAGATCGAGCGCTCCTCCTACTACGCCTGGAAGGCTGGAGCGCCAGCCCGTACCGACCGTGCTGCCGCGGATGCGGAGTTGGCCGAACGGATCCGGGTGATCCACGAGGCCGACAACACCGTCGGCGCGCCACGGGTGACCGCGGAGCTCAACGACGGTGTCCCTGCCGGGGAGCGGGTCAACCACAAACGCGTCGCGCGGGTCATGCGTGCGGCTGGGATAGCCGGCTACGTCAAGAAGCGCCGTGTGCGGACCACGATTCCCGAACCGTCGGATCAGTTGATCCCCGACCTGCTGAAGCGGGACTTCACCGCGGATGCGCCGGGGCGACGCTATGTCGGCGACATCACCTACCTGCCGCTGGCCGACGGGACGAACCTGTACCTGGCCACCGTCATCGACTGCTACAGCAGACGGCTCGCCGGCTGGGCGGTCGCGGACCACATGCGCACCAGCCTCGTCGAGGACGCCCTCACCGCAGCAGCTGCGACCCGCGGCGGCTCAGGTGGGCTGGCAGGGGCCATCTTCCACAGCGACCACGGGTCGGTCTACACCTCGAAGGACTACGCCAAGCTCTGCGCGCGCCTCGGCGTGACCCAGTCGATGGGTGCCGTGGGCACGTCGGCCGACAACGCGCTCGCGGAGTCGTTCAACGCCACCCTCAAACGAGAGGTCCTCCAAGACGCCGCCTGCTGGCCCGACGAGCTCATCTGCCGCCGGCAGCTCTTCAGGTGGCTGACCCGCTACAACACCAAGCGGCGCCACTCCTGGTGCCGATACCAGTCCCCGTCCACCTACGAGGCCCGCTGGGCCGCTACGCTCCCAACCGCTGCGTAA